One genomic window of Glycine max cultivar Williams 82 chromosome 16, Glycine_max_v4.0, whole genome shotgun sequence includes the following:
- the LOC100791894 gene encoding probable carboxylesterase 11 — translation MPSVAVKLYSVFFKFLLKHRLQNRIQTTSDHSDPFGVTTRPEESVAPANPSFSDGVATKDIHIDLLTSLSIRIFLPESALTPPEPHSKPRPDPEPRSARANPVSRRNSYGPPLREELRSNSFGGRSGVDGLNLMSDGVYRGYAPGKRGEQRRLPVMLQFHGGGWVSGGSDSVANDAFCRRIAKVCDVVVVAVGYRLAPENRYPAAFEDGVKVLNWLAKQANLAECSKSMGGGKSGGHGVGGEFKKSDSHKHIVDSFGASMVEPWLAAHADLSRCVLLGASCGANIADYVARKAVEGGKLLEPVKVVAQVLMYPFFIGSVPTRSEIKLANSYFYDKAMCMLAWKLFLPEEEFSLDHPAANPLVPGRGPPLKLMPPTLTVVAEHDWMRDRAIAYSEELRKVNVDAPVLEYKDAVHEFATLDVLLKSPQAQVCAEDIAIWAKKHISLRGHEFSY, via the exons ATGCCAAGTGTGGCTGTGAAGCTCTACAGCGTGTTCTTCAAGTTCCTCTTGAAGCACCGTCTGCAGAACCGAATCCAAACCACTTCCGACCACTCCGACCCGTTCGGGGTCACTACCCGACCCGAAGAATCGGTGGCTCCGGCGAACCCTTCTTTCTCCGACGGCGTCGCCACCAAAGACATCCACATCGATCTCTTAACCTCTCTCTCCATCCGAATCTTCCTTCCCGAATCCGCTCTCACCCCTCCCGAGCCTCACTCCAAACCTAGGCCCGATCCCGAGCCTCGTTCCGCGCGCGCCAACCCCGTTTCGCGGCGGAATAGCTATGGGCCGCCTCTTCGGGAGGAGCTCCGGAGCAACAGCTTCGGAGGGAGATCCGGTGTGGATGGATTGAACCTGATGTCGGACGGGGTGTACCGGGGCTACGCGCCGGGGAAGCGGGGGGAGCAGCGGAGGCTGCCGGTGATGCTGCAGTTCCACGGCGGCGGGTGGGTGAGCGGCGGGAGCGATTCGGTGGCGAACGACGCGTTCTGCCGGCGGATCGCAAAGGTGTGCGACGTGGTAGTTGTGGCGGTTGGGTACCGGCTGGCGCCGGAGAACCGGTACCCGGCCGCGTTCGAGGACGGCGTGAAGGTGCTGAATTGGCTGGCGAAGCAGGCGAATTTGGCGGAGTGTAGCAAGTCGATGGGGGGTGGGAAGAGTGGAGGGCATGGTGTTGGTGGGGAGTTTAAGAAATCGGATTCTCATAAGCATATTGTTGATTCATTTGGGGCTTCTATGGTTGAGCCTTGGTTGGCTGCTCATGCTGATCTTTCAAG ATGTGTTCTTCTTGGAGCGAGTTGTGGTGCCAATATTGCAGACTATGTGGCTCGAAAAGCTGTGGAAGGAGGCAAACTTCTGGAACCTGTCAAGGTGGTAGCACAGGTCCTGATGTATCCatttttcattggaagtgttCCCACACGTTCTGAAATAAAATTGGCAAACTCTTACTTTTATGACAAGGCCATGTGTATGCTTGCCTGGAAACTTTTCCTACCTGAGGAGGAATTCAGTTTGGACCATCCAGCTGCTAATCCCCTTGTCCCAGGCCGGGGTCCTCCTTTAAAGTTGATGCCTCCAACATTGACAGTTGTGGCCGAACATGACTGGATGAGGGATCGTGCCATTGCTTACTCAGAGGAGCTCCGGAAGGTGAATGTTGATGCACCTGTTCTTGAGTATAAGGATGCAGTACATGAATTTGCAACCCTTGATGTCCTTCTGAAAAGCCCTCAGGCCCAGGTTTGTGCTGAGGACATTGCTATATGGGCAAAGAAACATATTTCACTTCGAGGTCATGAATTCTCATATTGA